A region of Planktothrix tepida PCC 9214 DNA encodes the following proteins:
- a CDS encoding (2Fe-2S) ferredoxin domain-containing protein: MIATSESGLGTQPLVKAVQALGLDKIQRHILICADQTKPLCCSKEESLEAWNYLKKRLAELKLDQPTETQPGCTFRTKANCLRVCTYGPILVVYPDGVWYHSATPTVIERILQEHILGSQVVKEYVFLTHPLPDCFSCVPPEVKD, encoded by the coding sequence ATGATTGCCACTTCTGAGTCGGGTTTAGGGACTCAACCTCTGGTGAAAGCGGTGCAAGCTTTGGGATTAGATAAAATTCAGCGCCATATTTTGATTTGTGCGGATCAAACTAAACCCCTCTGTTGCTCTAAGGAAGAGAGTTTAGAAGCCTGGAACTATTTGAAAAAACGATTAGCCGAGTTAAAACTGGATCAGCCGACAGAGACTCAACCCGGTTGTACGTTCAGAACCAAAGCCAATTGTTTGCGTGTTTGTACTTATGGCCCTATTTTAGTAGTTTATCCTGATGGGGTTTGGTATCATTCTGCAACACCAACTGTGATTGAACGAATTCTCCAAGAGCATATTTTGGGATCTCAAGTAGTAAAAGAGTATGTGTTTCTCACCCATCCTCTACCCGATTGTTTTTCTTGTGTCCCACCAGAGGTCAAGGATTAG
- a CDS encoding 2-isopropylmalate synthase has protein sequence MKFQPNPDRIIIFDTTLRDGEQCPGATLNVDEKLVIARQLARLGVDVIEAGFAIASPGDFEAVSRIAETVGTEDGPVICSLARAVKGDIEAAAKAVSPAFHRRIHTFIATSDIHLEYKLKKTRSEVLDITSEMVAYAKSFVDDIEFSPEDAGRSDPEFLYQVLERAIAAGATTVNIPDTVGYTTPAEFGAIIKGIKDNVPNIDQAIISVHGHNDLGLAVANFLEAVKNGARQLECTINGIGERAGNAALEELVMGLHVRRQYFNPFLGRPQESEKPLTNIDTRQIYKTSRLVSNLTGMLVQPNKAIVGANAFAHESGIHQDGILKHKRTYEIMDAQSIGLNDNLIVLGKHSGRHAFQTRMRELGFELTEDEVNKAFVRFKELADKKKEITDWDLEAIVNDEIQQTPELFHLEFVQVSCGNQSRPTATVTVRTPDGQELTDAAIGTGPVDAVYRAINRVTNVSNELIEFSVQSVTAGIDAIGEVTIRLRHEGRVFSGHAANTDIIVASAQAYLNALNRLYADWQPRINPQSSEVVETSVS, from the coding sequence ATGAAATTTCAACCCAACCCCGACCGAATTATTATTTTTGATACCACCTTGCGGGATGGCGAACAATGTCCCGGCGCGACCTTGAATGTCGATGAAAAACTCGTAATTGCCCGACAATTAGCCCGTTTAGGCGTGGATGTGATTGAGGCGGGATTTGCCATTGCCAGTCCGGGGGATTTTGAAGCGGTTTCTCGCATTGCCGAAACGGTTGGCACAGAAGATGGCCCGGTAATTTGTAGTTTAGCCCGGGCTGTGAAAGGGGATATTGAAGCGGCGGCCAAAGCGGTTTCTCCTGCGTTCCATCGCCGAATTCATACCTTTATTGCCACTTCTGATATTCATTTGGAATATAAACTCAAAAAAACCCGATCTGAGGTGTTGGACATTACCTCGGAAATGGTGGCTTATGCCAAATCTTTTGTGGATGATATTGAATTTTCTCCCGAAGATGCGGGACGGTCTGACCCAGAATTTCTCTATCAAGTCTTAGAACGAGCGATCGCAGCCGGAGCCACAACGGTTAATATTCCTGATACGGTGGGTTATACTACTCCAGCCGAATTTGGGGCAATTATAAAAGGCATTAAAGATAATGTCCCCAATATCGACCAAGCAATTATTTCCGTTCATGGCCATAATGATTTGGGTTTAGCTGTTGCCAATTTCTTAGAAGCGGTGAAAAATGGGGCACGTCAGTTGGAATGTACCATTAATGGCATTGGAGAACGGGCTGGAAATGCGGCGTTAGAAGAATTGGTCATGGGGTTACACGTCCGGCGACAATATTTTAACCCGTTCTTGGGTCGTCCCCAGGAGTCGGAAAAGCCCTTAACCAATATTGATACTCGCCAAATCTATAAAACCTCTCGTTTAGTTTCCAATTTGACGGGAATGTTGGTACAACCGAATAAAGCCATTGTGGGGGCTAATGCCTTTGCCCATGAGTCGGGAATTCACCAAGATGGCATCTTGAAGCATAAACGCACCTATGAAATTATGGATGCTCAATCCATTGGGTTGAATGATAACTTGATTGTTTTGGGCAAACATTCCGGGCGTCATGCGTTTCAAACTCGGATGCGGGAGTTGGGATTTGAATTAACCGAAGATGAGGTGAATAAAGCCTTTGTCCGGTTTAAAGAATTGGCTGATAAGAAAAAAGAAATCACTGATTGGGATTTAGAAGCGATTGTTAATGATGAAATTCAACAAACACCAGAATTATTCCATTTGGAATTTGTGCAGGTGTCCTGTGGAAATCAATCGCGTCCCACCGCTACGGTAACAGTCCGCACCCCTGACGGCCAAGAATTAACGGATGCAGCGATTGGTACTGGCCCGGTGGATGCGGTGTATCGGGCAATTAACCGCGTGACGAATGTTTCTAATGAGTTAATTGAGTTCTCAGTACAGTCGGTAACGGCCGGAATTGACGCCATTGGCGAAGTGACAATTCGTTTACGTCATGAAGGTCGGGTCTTTTCCGGTCATGCGGCGAATACCGATATTATTGTCGCCTCGGCTCAAGCTTATTTGAATGCTCTCAATCGCTTGTATGCAGATTGGCAACCCCGAATTAATCCTCAATCTTCAGAAGTTGTCGAAACTTCGGTTAGTTAA
- a CDS encoding response regulator transcription factor has product MKDSNGEQKRLMLVDDDPNLVLLVRDYLEFRGYDVITAENGRVALEILEQELPDLMICDIMMPEMDGYTLVKQIREDPRTGWIPVLFLSAKGQSQDKVKGLNTGADVYIVKPFEPEELVAQVESSLRQASRLTQRPNPNVDNGPKLRVRRNVELTPTELRVVQLVAQGLANRDIARIMKVSQRTIESHVSNMLGKTGLHNRTELARWALESKKA; this is encoded by the coding sequence ATGAAGGATAGTAACGGAGAACAAAAACGACTCATGCTGGTGGATGATGACCCCAACCTGGTCTTATTGGTCAGGGATTATTTAGAATTTCGGGGATATGATGTCATCACCGCAGAGAACGGCAGAGTAGCATTGGAAATTCTCGAACAAGAACTTCCTGATCTGATGATCTGCGATATTATGATGCCAGAAATGGACGGCTATACTCTAGTTAAGCAAATTAGAGAAGATCCGCGTACCGGATGGATTCCTGTTCTATTTTTATCAGCAAAAGGACAAAGCCAAGATAAAGTCAAAGGTTTGAATACCGGAGCCGATGTCTATATTGTTAAGCCTTTTGAACCTGAAGAATTAGTGGCTCAAGTGGAATCTTCCCTGCGACAAGCATCCCGTTTGACTCAGCGCCCAAATCCCAATGTGGATAATGGCCCTAAATTACGGGTGCGTCGGAATGTAGAACTCACCCCTACGGAATTAAGGGTTGTACAGTTAGTGGCCCAAGGTTTAGCGAACCGTGATATTGCTCGGATTATGAAAGTCAGTCAACGCACGATTGAAAGCCATGTGAGCAATATGTTGGGAAAAACAGGCCTTCATAATCGCACAGAACTAGCTCGATGGGCACTAGAAAGCAAAAAAGCCTAG
- a CDS encoding LabA-like NYN domain-containing protein, translating to MPNVKNRLSIFVDGNNMFYAQQKNGWFFDPRRVLTYFKTEQAEITLVNAFWYTGLKDPQDQRGFRDALISLGYTVRTKILKEYYDDSSGRYSQKANLDIEIVVDMFNTVDQYDRVVLFSGDGDFERAIELLRSKNTHITVVSTEGMIARELRNATDRYIDLNDIRDQIEKTDY from the coding sequence ATGCCTAACGTAAAAAACCGTCTTTCTATATTTGTGGACGGTAACAATATGTTCTATGCTCAACAAAAAAATGGTTGGTTTTTTGATCCCCGAAGGGTTTTGACCTATTTCAAAACAGAACAAGCGGAGATTACCTTAGTCAATGCGTTTTGGTATACAGGACTCAAAGACCCCCAAGATCAACGAGGTTTCCGAGATGCGTTAATTAGTCTAGGTTATACAGTTCGCACAAAAATTTTAAAAGAATATTATGATGATAGTTCCGGTCGCTATTCTCAAAAAGCTAATTTAGATATTGAAATTGTCGTAGATATGTTTAATACCGTAGACCAATATGATCGGGTTGTCCTCTTTAGTGGAGATGGAGACTTTGAACGGGCAATTGAACTGTTACGATCTAAAAATACTCATATTACTGTTGTTTCTACAGAAGGAATGATTGCCAGAGAACTCCGTAATGCTACGGATCGATATATCGATTTGAACGATATTCGAGACCAAATTGAAAAAACAGATTACTAA
- a CDS encoding sensor histidine kinase — protein MKNSHHSYSILIVDDNLTNIKLLLDILNQSGFRVSIAKSGENALVKLQENLPDLILLDVMMPGIDGFETCRQLKENPKTKDIPVIFMTALSELGNKVKGLQVGGVDYITKPIEPEEVLARIHVHLQLRKMQLQLIQTEKMSSLGQLVGGVAHEINNPINFIYGNIFHAQKYVQDLLKTIELYEQYLPPDIPELKAWSEEIDFDFLKDDLPQLLSSMEVGANRIRDLVRSLRVFSRLDEAQLKEIDLKEGIESTLMLLSHRFKPTSHRPEIEIIHDYDKLPPIECYASEINQVFIHVFNNAIDAIDSKAIMLGNHSKTLNVFVPQIRIKIESVTEQHLLKINIADNGIGMSAEVQRRSFDQFFTTKPVGQGTGLGLAITYAIIVDKHGGTLTCNSEVGQGSEFRITLPFSQEKRLS, from the coding sequence ATGAAAAATTCCCATCATTCCTATTCCATTTTAATTGTGGATGATAATCTTACCAATATTAAATTATTGCTAGATATCTTAAATCAGTCTGGCTTCCGAGTTTCCATTGCCAAAAGTGGAGAAAATGCCTTAGTTAAACTTCAAGAAAACTTGCCCGATTTAATTTTATTAGATGTGATGATGCCGGGAATTGATGGCTTTGAAACCTGCCGTCAGTTAAAGGAAAATCCAAAAACAAAAGATATTCCCGTAATTTTTATGACGGCTTTGAGTGAATTGGGAAATAAAGTTAAAGGCTTACAAGTGGGAGGAGTTGATTATATTACAAAGCCTATTGAACCTGAAGAAGTATTAGCTCGAATTCATGTACACTTGCAATTAAGAAAAATGCAGCTTCAGTTAATTCAAACTGAAAAAATGTCGAGTTTAGGTCAGTTAGTCGGAGGGGTAGCTCATGAAATTAATAATCCGATTAATTTTATTTATGGAAATATCTTTCATGCTCAAAAATATGTCCAAGATTTATTGAAAACTATCGAGCTTTATGAACAGTATCTTCCCCCTGATATTCCCGAACTTAAAGCTTGGTCTGAAGAAATTGATTTTGACTTTTTAAAAGATGATCTTCCTCAACTTTTATCTTCTATGGAAGTAGGTGCTAACCGGATTCGGGATTTAGTGCGATCGCTGCGCGTTTTTTCTCGACTTGATGAAGCACAATTAAAAGAGATAGATTTAAAAGAAGGGATTGAAAGTACATTAATGTTATTAAGTCATCGCTTTAAACCGACTTCCCATCGTCCTGAAATTGAAATCATTCATGATTATGACAAATTACCTCCCATTGAGTGTTATGCGAGTGAGATCAATCAAGTTTTTATTCATGTTTTCAATAATGCGATTGATGCGATTGATAGTAAAGCGATCATGTTAGGAAATCATTCTAAAACGCTGAATGTATTCGTCCCTCAAATTCGGATTAAAATTGAATCTGTTACTGAGCAACATCTATTAAAAATTAATATTGCTGATAATGGGATTGGGATGTCTGCTGAAGTTCAACGTCGCAGTTTTGATCAATTTTTCACAACTAAACCTGTGGGTCAAGGAACGGGTTTAGGATTAGCAATCACCTATGCTATTATTGTGGATAAACATGGAGGAACCTTAACCTGTAATTCTGAAGTTGGACAGGGAAGCGAGTTTAGGATAACCTTGCCCTTTTCTCAGGAAAAAAGGTTAAGTTAA
- a CDS encoding hybrid sensor histidine kinase/response regulator codes for MILSLSPLFRWLNIRQGIPLRWVLVIPFLLEISIAVGLTGWFAFRHGEKAINELAQQIENEVSSRIQQHLNTYLSTPHQINQINADAVNLGLLDLKEFSQVGHYFWKQIQAFDVGYIYYVLPTGEYAGAGYFLDLNKATIDELSPRTQWKANTYATDQQGNRSRLMASYDDYNPRSEAAYTDAVRDRKPVWSQIYQWDNFPDIISISASYPLYNTRNDLVAVFVTNLRLSQISEFLKRLKISESGQTFILERNGLLVASSSSKPPYKMVKGVAKRLNTADSQDVMIRETFNALTEKFGQVNSIMTDQSLQIFINNQHQFVKITPWKDQWGLDWLIVVVIPESDFMNQINANTQKTIILCIVAVGLATLFGLLTSRWITEKILWLSYASQQIANGNLKQKININGIKEIKILGNSFNQMAQQLQQSFTVLAIANESLEQRVEERTTQLQTAKEEAESANQAKSEFLANMSHELRTPLNGILGYAQILQREPNLSPKHLQGLHIIYECGSHLLTLINDILDFSKIEARKLELYPVDFNLEYCLWGIREVCRLKAEQKELKFIDLELTPLPSAIQGDEKRLRQVLLNLLGNAIKFTDEGSVTFSVQVLSESPEIPSGEGQSFTPKIYTLRFQVEDTGIGMTAQQIEKIFLPFEQVGEQQRKAEGTGLGLAISHQIVQMMGGKIKVESTLGKGSRFWFDVDFPEAEEQLVKTPKTQQKIVGYQGEKRKILIVDDRWENRAVLVNLLEPIGFEVREATQGQEGLEIVQEWFPDLIITDLTMPVLGGLEMTRQLRADLEFFDLIIIASSASVFSSDREECLNAGCNGFLPKPIQEQNLLNQLQHLLNLIWIYENSDTSTVTPRLSPSVDSLMIPPPEELTQLYDLARGGYILEVQSEANRIKELDDQYIAFADYILQLSEAFEDEEIIRFIQPHLI; via the coding sequence ATGATATTATCATTATCCCCCTTGTTTCGTTGGTTGAATATCCGGCAAGGAATTCCCCTCCGTTGGGTACTTGTTATTCCCTTTTTATTAGAAATTTCAATTGCTGTGGGTTTAACCGGTTGGTTCGCTTTCCGCCATGGAGAAAAAGCGATTAACGAACTGGCACAACAGATTGAAAATGAAGTGAGTTCTCGGATTCAACAACACTTAAATACTTATCTTTCTACCCCCCATCAAATTAATCAAATTAATGCCGATGCTGTTAACTTAGGATTATTAGATCTTAAAGAATTTTCTCAAGTTGGACATTATTTTTGGAAGCAAATTCAAGCCTTTGATGTGGGTTATATTTATTATGTCCTCCCCACTGGGGAATATGCAGGAGCCGGATATTTTTTAGATTTGAATAAGGCAACTATTGATGAACTTTCTCCGCGTACTCAATGGAAAGCCAATACTTATGCAACGGATCAGCAAGGAAATCGAAGTCGATTAATGGCTTCCTATGATGATTATAATCCTCGAAGTGAAGCGGCATATACCGATGCTGTGAGAGATCGAAAACCCGTTTGGAGCCAGATTTATCAATGGGATAATTTTCCTGATATTATTTCTATTTCTGCGAGTTATCCCCTTTATAATACTCGCAATGATTTAGTTGCAGTCTTTGTTACAAATTTACGTTTATCCCAAATTAGTGAGTTTTTAAAACGCTTAAAAATTAGTGAATCTGGACAAACATTTATTTTAGAACGGAATGGGCTTTTGGTGGCGAGTTCATCCTCAAAACCGCCTTATAAAATGGTGAAGGGTGTGGCAAAACGGCTGAATACGGCGGACAGTCAAGATGTCATGATTCGAGAAACTTTTAACGCTTTAACGGAAAAATTCGGTCAAGTTAACTCGATTATGACCGATCAATCTCTTCAGATTTTTATTAATAATCAACATCAATTTGTTAAAATTACCCCTTGGAAAGATCAATGGGGTTTAGATTGGTTGATTGTGGTGGTGATTCCTGAATCCGATTTTATGAATCAAATTAATGCTAATACTCAAAAAACTATTATTCTTTGTATTGTTGCTGTGGGACTTGCTACCTTATTCGGATTGTTAACCTCTCGTTGGATTACTGAAAAAATTCTTTGGCTAAGTTATGCTTCCCAGCAAATTGCTAATGGAAATCTTAAACAAAAAATTAATATTAATGGAATTAAAGAAATTAAGATTTTGGGTAATTCTTTTAACCAAATGGCTCAACAATTACAACAATCTTTTACAGTTTTAGCGATCGCTAATGAAAGCTTAGAACAACGAGTTGAAGAACGCACCACACAACTCCAAACAGCTAAAGAAGAAGCTGAATCTGCGAATCAAGCGAAAAGTGAATTTTTGGCGAATATGAGTCATGAACTACGGACTCCCTTAAACGGAATTTTAGGTTATGCTCAAATTTTGCAACGGGAACCGAATCTTAGTCCTAAACATTTACAAGGACTGCATATTATTTATGAGTGTGGTTCCCATCTGTTAACCCTGATTAATGATATTTTAGATTTTTCTAAAATTGAAGCGCGTAAATTAGAACTTTATCCGGTAGACTTTAATTTAGAATATTGTTTATGGGGAATTCGAGAAGTTTGTCGGTTGAAAGCTGAACAAAAAGAATTAAAATTTATTGACCTAGAATTAACACCGTTACCTTCAGCAATTCAGGGGGATGAAAAACGGTTACGTCAGGTTTTGTTAAATCTATTAGGAAATGCGATTAAATTTACGGATGAAGGATCAGTGACTTTCTCTGTACAAGTATTATCGGAATCTCCAGAAATTCCATCCGGGGAAGGGCAATCTTTTACCCCTAAAATTTATACTCTGCGATTTCAAGTTGAAGATACAGGAATTGGGATGACTGCTCAACAAATTGAAAAAATATTTTTACCCTTTGAACAAGTTGGAGAACAGCAGCGAAAAGCAGAAGGAACTGGGTTAGGATTAGCTATTAGTCATCAAATCGTACAGATGATGGGAGGCAAAATTAAGGTTGAAAGTACCCTCGGAAAAGGCAGTCGCTTCTGGTTTGATGTAGACTTTCCCGAAGCAGAAGAGCAGCTAGTCAAAACTCCTAAAACTCAACAAAAAATTGTGGGTTATCAGGGAGAAAAACGTAAAATATTAATTGTCGATGATCGCTGGGAAAACCGAGCCGTTCTTGTGAATCTTTTAGAACCTATCGGATTTGAAGTTAGAGAAGCAACTCAAGGACAAGAAGGGTTAGAAATAGTTCAAGAATGGTTTCCCGATCTTATAATTACAGATTTAACTATGCCTGTTTTAGGTGGGTTAGAAATGACTCGACAATTAAGAGCGGATTTAGAATTTTTTGATCTGATAATTATTGCTTCTTCGGCTTCTGTATTTAGTTCAGATCGAGAAGAATGTTTAAACGCAGGCTGTAATGGTTTTTTACCTAAACCCATTCAAGAACAAAATTTATTGAATCAACTCCAACACTTGTTAAACTTAATTTGGATTTATGAAAACTCAGACACGAGCACCGTGACTCCCCGGTTATCCCCATCTGTTGATTCGTTAATGATTCCTCCACCTGAAGAACTGACTCAGTTGTACGATTTGGCAAGGGGAGGCTATATTTTAGAAGTTCAAAGTGAAGCCAATCGAATTAAGGAGTTAGATGATCAATATATTGCCTTTGCAGATTATATTCTGCAATTATCTGAAGCGTTTGAAGATGAAGAAATTATTCGGTTTATTCAACCCCACCTTATTTAA